A single region of the Chionomys nivalis chromosome 23, mChiNiv1.1, whole genome shotgun sequence genome encodes:
- the LOC130865039 gene encoding translation machinery-associated protein 7-like, which translates to MSGWEGGKKKPVKQAKKQAKEIDKEDKAIKQKQKEEKKLKELKAKATRKGPLATGGVKRSGKK; encoded by the coding sequence ATGTCAGGCTGGGAAGGTGGCAAAAAGAAACCTGTGAAACAGGCCAAGAAGCAGGCCAAGGAAATAGACAAGGAAGATAAAGCTAtcaagcagaaacaaaaagaggagaagaaactCAAGGAGCTAAAAGCCAAGGCCACAAGGAAGGGACCCCTGGCCACAGGTGGAGTTAAGAGATCTGGCAAAAAGTAA